A single genomic interval of Cellvibrio sp. PSBB023 harbors:
- a CDS encoding adenosine deaminase yields the protein MQLPSMTSLCGAGRDLALAAVIALGGLTAMSASALSGSPASDRVITKDHWFEQFKATATDKELYRFLYAMPKGGDLHNHISGAVLADWWYDLALAQKEHGYRFYTKVRINNCRDFGNNEFARRPYLMLFNNLTESTYNQLPDCEKAEYKRLEELTEKEKAGWVQSVMLDHDHEGRDEFFQTHWQRLDQLLHSPYLIAEVLYKNMKAFGDEGLIYLEVMVEAGGYFKPDGSAISEDEAVAIFRKRLAQADAKATGVTVRFQDSILRFAPNAEEQLKASYDIVSRHRDLYVAVNMVGREDNDKGYPLRFTKTLRELRQKYNNVRLSVHAGEVDEPNYHIRDTIMLGADRIGHGINLITDNDLLRQMRHGPYLIEINLISNLLLEYVSDYSQHPFPEYLRLGIPVALSTDDRGMWDSNITDEFFVAVKEFNLSWEELLLLSRNSLQYSFVEDDIKQQLLDTYNQRAAQFEKQFRSKGVAGLKASAPVSYGFTCKRYAVCDLR from the coding sequence ATGCAATTGCCAAGTATGACCAGCCTTTGTGGTGCAGGGCGCGACCTTGCTTTAGCCGCCGTTATTGCACTGGGCGGGCTGACCGCCATGAGTGCCAGTGCGCTCAGTGGTAGTCCCGCCAGTGATCGGGTAATTACCAAAGACCATTGGTTTGAACAATTCAAAGCCACCGCGACCGATAAGGAGTTGTATCGCTTTTTGTATGCCATGCCCAAAGGGGGCGATTTGCACAACCACATCAGCGGTGCGGTATTGGCGGATTGGTGGTACGACCTGGCACTGGCACAAAAGGAGCACGGCTACCGTTTTTATACCAAAGTGCGCATCAATAATTGCCGCGATTTTGGCAACAATGAATTTGCCCGTCGTCCCTATTTAATGTTGTTCAACAATTTAACGGAGTCTACCTACAATCAATTGCCGGACTGTGAAAAAGCCGAATACAAACGCTTGGAAGAGTTGACCGAGAAGGAAAAAGCCGGTTGGGTACAAAGTGTCATGCTCGATCATGACCATGAAGGACGCGATGAATTTTTTCAAACCCATTGGCAGCGTTTGGATCAGTTATTACACAGCCCTTATTTAATTGCCGAAGTGCTGTACAAAAATATGAAAGCCTTTGGCGATGAAGGCTTGATCTATTTGGAAGTGATGGTAGAGGCGGGCGGCTATTTTAAACCCGATGGCAGTGCCATTAGCGAAGATGAGGCAGTAGCAATTTTTCGCAAGCGTTTAGCGCAAGCCGATGCAAAAGCCACTGGTGTGACGGTGCGCTTCCAGGATTCCATCCTGCGCTTCGCGCCCAATGCAGAAGAGCAATTAAAAGCTTCTTACGACATAGTGTCGCGCCATCGCGATTTGTATGTGGCGGTGAATATGGTAGGTCGTGAAGACAACGACAAAGGCTACCCGCTGCGCTTTACCAAAACCCTGCGCGAGCTGCGCCAGAAGTACAACAATGTGCGCTTGTCGGTGCATGCCGGTGAAGTGGATGAGCCCAACTATCACATTCGCGACACCATTATGCTCGGTGCCGATCGTATCGGTCACGGCATTAATTTAATTACCGACAATGATCTGCTGCGACAAATGCGTCACGGCCCCTACCTGATAGAAATCAATTTGATTTCCAATTTATTGCTCGAATACGTGAGCGATTATTCACAGCATCCTTTCCCTGAATATTTGCGCCTGGGCATCCCTGTGGCTCTTTCTACTGATGATCGCGGCATGTGGGATTCCAATATCACCGATGAATTTTTTGTTGCGGTGAAGGAATTTAATTTGTCCTGGGAAGAGTTGTTGCTGCTCAGCCGCAACTCGCTGCAATACAGTTTTGTGGAAGACGATATCAAGCAGCAATTGCTCGATACCTACAACCAACGTGCGGCCCAGTTTGAAAAGCAATTTCGCAGTAAAGGTGTAGCGGGTTTAAAAGCCAGTGCGCCTGTGTCTTACGGCTTCACCTGTAAACGCTACGCGGTGTGTGATTTGCGTTAA
- a CDS encoding TonB-dependent siderophore receptor → MIMHKRFKPKELALLISLGCVMAAPAVLAQEAKKDDVVELETYTAEGQVEDTMGVMSTEPVKSVFGFGKTILETPRGVTTVSADMMENFSINDIDDLVLISPGAFTQSFFGVAGSLDVRGTPGEVYFRGVRRVNNPGNYPTPIGATDRIDIVRGPASPIYGPSKIGGYLNFEPKSARAETGQYLEKPAGEISMTRGSWDKNVLSAEVGGPASIGEKSLGYYIYAETENSGSYYENSGTDQNILQASFNMDLSDKTRLEFGGMYHEYDGNQVAGWNRLTQDLIDNGTYITGSPTSVDTDGDGYNSIAEYSAWKDTFDKSNFFVPASGATNSSMDPAWALQNPGTTKLKGSQTLVAPEDQLVTTVQTLYFDAIHAVNDSFTITNKMFYESLENINENAYGFSQFVDTYAFEDQLIFAFNTEHGSAIKANYQISPSIRYTDFKQGDDFNYEYFDRRDLSKPSTAIDRKLLATVTDSDYSNYLVGDFTDYGLAFLADYTIAEKLGVLLGARYDLLDMTSKSVGEKIEGNPADFTAEDKDEGGSWTASLSYTTDFGFTPYVTKSTQTTIVMGQGSEIAPGLIMNADGTAAGNALADSELEEVGVKGSFFDDRLYVATAYFEQTRSNYSAQDQVSNSTTQSEGYELEARFLVTSNFTLTAAMTHLEITNLTALENGTQFGFVGAGDLTGVTDPSLFYGYVMQGLTLVGDDKAALKSGIPENMYSLTGAYDFGNGVRVTASTVHADATYSGFSRGVKLPSYTLLNAGISYEVDAWKFSLQGKNLTDERYFRANFPDLFGSTIVLPELPRNFVASASFKF, encoded by the coding sequence ATGATCATGCACAAACGATTCAAACCGAAAGAACTCGCGTTATTGATCAGCCTTGGTTGCGTTATGGCTGCTCCCGCTGTTCTTGCACAAGAAGCCAAAAAAGATGACGTAGTAGAGTTGGAAACCTACACCGCTGAAGGTCAGGTAGAAGACACTATGGGTGTTATGTCCACCGAGCCGGTGAAATCTGTATTTGGTTTTGGTAAAACTATTTTGGAAACCCCGCGCGGCGTGACTACCGTCAGTGCCGATATGATGGAAAATTTTAGCATCAACGATATTGATGATTTGGTGTTGATTTCTCCCGGCGCGTTTACCCAGTCCTTCTTTGGTGTTGCCGGTTCTCTGGATGTGCGCGGTACCCCCGGTGAAGTGTATTTCCGTGGTGTGCGCCGTGTGAATAACCCCGGTAACTACCCAACGCCCATTGGTGCGACCGACCGTATCGATATTGTGCGCGGCCCGGCATCACCCATTTATGGTCCTTCCAAAATTGGTGGTTACCTCAACTTCGAGCCCAAGTCTGCACGTGCGGAAACCGGTCAGTACTTGGAAAAACCTGCCGGTGAAATTTCCATGACTCGCGGCAGTTGGGACAAAAACGTATTGAGTGCAGAAGTAGGTGGCCCTGCTTCTATCGGCGAAAAAAGTTTGGGTTACTATATTTACGCGGAAACCGAAAACTCTGGTAGTTATTACGAAAACTCCGGTACCGACCAGAATATTTTGCAAGCCTCCTTCAATATGGATTTGAGTGATAAAACCCGCCTGGAGTTTGGCGGTATGTATCACGAATATGATGGCAACCAAGTGGCCGGTTGGAACCGCTTAACCCAGGATTTAATTGATAACGGCACTTACATTACCGGTTCGCCCACTTCAGTGGATACTGATGGCGATGGTTACAACTCGATTGCAGAATACAGCGCATGGAAGGATACCTTTGACAAGAGTAACTTCTTTGTTCCTGCCTCTGGCGCTACTAACAGCAGCATGGACCCAGCCTGGGCATTGCAAAATCCAGGCACCACCAAACTGAAGGGCAGCCAAACATTGGTGGCTCCGGAAGACCAATTGGTGACCACCGTACAAACCCTGTATTTCGATGCGATTCACGCAGTGAACGACAGCTTCACCATCACCAACAAAATGTTTTATGAGTCACTGGAAAACATCAATGAAAACGCGTATGGATTTTCGCAATTTGTAGATACTTATGCGTTTGAAGATCAATTGATTTTTGCATTCAACACTGAGCATGGCTCAGCAATTAAAGCCAACTATCAGATATCGCCAAGCATTCGTTACACCGATTTTAAACAAGGTGACGATTTTAATTACGAATATTTTGACCGTCGTGATTTGAGCAAGCCTTCTACCGCAATAGATAGAAAGTTACTGGCAACGGTAACTGATTCCGATTATTCCAATTATCTGGTAGGTGATTTTACTGACTATGGTCTGGCATTTTTAGCGGACTACACCATTGCTGAAAAGTTGGGTGTGTTGCTTGGCGCTCGCTATGACCTGCTTGATATGACATCAAAATCGGTAGGTGAAAAAATCGAGGGGAATCCTGCTGACTTTACTGCCGAAGATAAAGATGAAGGTGGTTCATGGACTGCAAGCTTGTCTTACACCACTGATTTTGGTTTCACTCCTTATGTGACCAAATCAACGCAAACCACCATCGTGATGGGGCAGGGCTCAGAAATTGCACCCGGCTTGATTATGAATGCAGATGGCACCGCTGCCGGTAACGCCTTGGCGGATTCGGAATTGGAAGAAGTGGGCGTTAAGGGTAGTTTCTTTGATGACCGTTTGTATGTAGCCACAGCGTATTTTGAACAAACTCGCAGTAACTACAGTGCACAGGATCAGGTCAGTAATAGCACTACCCAATCAGAAGGTTATGAATTGGAAGCCCGCTTCCTGGTGACCAGTAACTTCACCTTAACTGCCGCCATGACGCATTTGGAAATTACCAACCTTACAGCTCTGGAAAATGGAACCCAATTTGGTTTTGTCGGCGCTGGCGATTTAACGGGCGTGACAGATCCATCGTTGTTCTACGGCTATGTGATGCAAGGCCTCACGTTGGTGGGTGACGATAAGGCTGCGCTTAAATCCGGTATTCCGGAGAATATGTATAGCCTGACGGGTGCTTATGATTTTGGAAATGGCGTTCGTGTAACAGCGAGTACCGTTCATGCTGATGCTACTTACTCCGGTTTCTCAAGAGGCGTGAAATTGCCGTCATACACCTTGTTGAATGCGGGCATCAGCTACGAAGTGGATGCGTGGAAATTCAGTTTGCAGGGTAAAAACCTGACTGACGAGCGCTACTTCCGCGCGAACTTCCCTGACCTGTTTGGTAGCACCATTGTATTACCTGAATTGCCACGCAATTTTGTGGCTTCTGCATCCTTCAAGTTTTAA
- a CDS encoding DUF3450 domain-containing protein — protein MVLRKPLGAALIAVTLLAHPAFAVEDSLQKQETIDKNAAASQQRIDKLADQTVDALQTYRTASQRLESLTIYNQQMEKLIASQKNEITSIKRQTSEIDIIETGALPLMLKMTKTLTELVDADVPFLKDERKERVANLQTLIDRADVTAGEKYRRIMEAYLVEVEYGRTIEAYRGELVVSNEARTVDFLRVGRVGLYYQTLDGNESGYWNTKRGGWETLDAGYRTAVRDGLRIARKQTPPELLTLPVNVPAQ, from the coding sequence ATGGTTTTGCGTAAACCCTTGGGAGCTGCATTGATCGCGGTTACCCTGCTCGCGCACCCGGCTTTCGCCGTAGAAGATAGCCTGCAAAAGCAGGAAACGATTGATAAAAATGCGGCTGCCAGCCAACAGCGCATTGATAAGCTCGCCGATCAAACGGTAGATGCGTTGCAAACTTATCGCACCGCCTCCCAGCGGTTGGAAAGTTTAACCATTTACAACCAGCAAATGGAAAAACTGATCGCCTCGCAAAAAAATGAAATTACCAGCATCAAGCGCCAGACGTCTGAAATCGACATTATTGAAACCGGCGCGCTGCCCTTAATGTTGAAAATGACAAAAACGCTCACCGAATTAGTTGATGCGGATGTCCCCTTTTTGAAAGACGAGCGCAAAGAGCGCGTCGCTAATCTGCAAACCTTAATTGACCGCGCCGATGTAACGGCGGGTGAAAAATATCGCCGCATCATGGAAGCCTATTTGGTGGAAGTGGAATATGGCCGTACCATTGAAGCTTATCGCGGTGAATTAGTGGTGAGCAATGAAGCGCGCACGGTAGATTTTTTGCGTGTCGGTCGTGTGGGCTTGTATTACCAAACACTGGATGGCAACGAAAGTGGTTACTGGAATACCAAACGCGGTGGGTGGGAAACACTGGATGCGGGTTATCGCACTGCTGTTCGCGATGGTTTGCGTATTGCGCGCAAACAAACACCGCCTGAGTTGTTGACTCTCCCTGTCAATGTGCCTGCCCAGTAA
- a CDS encoding MotA/TolQ/ExbB proton channel family protein, giving the protein MKPTLKFARHILSNAAAGLVLTASAVALTAAVSAQAQTGDALKSLYQQINKEVTAEATHNTEREQRFRAAAGEQQAMLADVQNKLAAQEKLRAEMQSVFDANENELAELSTQLDKRTGNLGELFGVFRQMAGDTQQMLFDSVISVEHPERIALLQSLAETKEVPTITQMQQLWSLMLQEVSLSGTVSRFETTVVKPSGESYKAPVTRIGTFNIVSGDKYLNYVSDSQQLVELARQPSGSIRSTAADLSKSSGDTSVGFALDPSRGALLGLLVQSPSFMERVDQGQQVGYAIIALGIIGLLVVLERMIKLGRISSLMKKQLKDMEHPANDNPLGRMMLAYYENKHLKDLDVLSKKLDEVIFKDLAELRKGLSTIKVLAAIAPLMGLLGTVTGMIGTFQAITLFGAGDPKLMAGGISQALVTTVQGLVVAIPLLLSSNMLSSRAQQLSKVIGEQASGMIAEKAVDIAQSKA; this is encoded by the coding sequence ATGAAACCTACGTTGAAATTCGCTCGTCATATTTTGAGTAACGCAGCAGCTGGCCTGGTGCTGACTGCCAGTGCCGTTGCGCTTACCGCAGCGGTGAGTGCGCAAGCCCAAACTGGCGATGCCTTAAAAAGCCTGTACCAACAAATTAACAAAGAAGTCACAGCGGAAGCGACCCATAACACAGAGCGTGAACAACGTTTCCGTGCAGCGGCCGGTGAGCAGCAAGCCATGTTGGCGGATGTGCAAAACAAATTGGCGGCGCAAGAAAAATTGCGCGCCGAAATGCAATCCGTATTTGATGCCAATGAAAATGAATTGGCTGAATTATCCACCCAATTGGATAAACGCACCGGGAATTTGGGCGAGCTGTTTGGTGTATTTCGTCAAATGGCGGGCGACACCCAACAAATGCTGTTTGATTCGGTTATCTCGGTAGAGCACCCGGAACGCATTGCTTTGTTGCAATCCCTGGCGGAAACCAAAGAAGTTCCCACCATCACCCAAATGCAACAGCTGTGGAGTTTGATGCTGCAAGAAGTGTCGCTGTCAGGCACGGTCAGTCGCTTTGAAACCACAGTAGTAAAACCCAGCGGTGAAAGCTACAAGGCGCCAGTGACTCGTATCGGTACATTCAATATTGTCTCGGGCGATAAATATTTAAATTATGTGTCAGACAGCCAACAACTGGTTGAATTGGCGCGTCAGCCTAGCGGTTCCATTCGCTCTACGGCGGCTGATCTCAGCAAAAGTTCAGGCGATACCTCTGTCGGTTTTGCATTGGATCCTTCGCGCGGCGCGCTGCTTGGATTGTTAGTGCAGTCACCGAGTTTTATGGAGCGTGTAGACCAAGGCCAACAGGTGGGTTATGCGATTATTGCACTGGGCATTATCGGTTTGTTGGTGGTGCTTGAGCGCATGATTAAATTGGGCCGTATATCGTCGCTGATGAAGAAACAATTGAAAGACATGGAGCACCCTGCTAACGACAATCCATTGGGCCGCATGATGCTCGCCTACTACGAAAACAAACACCTGAAAGATTTGGATGTGCTCAGTAAAAAACTCGACGAAGTTATTTTTAAAGACCTCGCCGAACTGCGCAAAGGTTTGTCCACCATCAAAGTGCTCGCCGCCATTGCACCGCTCATGGGATTGCTCGGTACAGTGACCGGTATGATCGGCACCTTCCAGGCCATCACCCTCTTTGGTGCAGGTGATCCAAAACTCATGGCGGGCGGAATTTCGCAAGCGCTGGTAACCACAGTGCAAGGTTTGGTGGTCGCAATTCCGCTGTTGTTGTCGAGCAATATGCTCAGCAGCCGCGCGCAACAACTCAGCAAAGTCATTGGTGAGCAAGCGTCGGGCATGATCGCTGAAAAAGCGGTTGATATTGCCCAGTCCAAAGCCTAA
- a CDS encoding MotA/TolQ/ExbB proton channel family protein — translation MELFTSLGDFLNTGGNVLWAIMFISFWLFFLIIERYWFYLREYPAFRARNRAAWQARSDKSSWFAEQQRKQLLSELDCLMLRNLKLIPALIALLPMMGLLGTVTGMIQVFEVMAYLGSGNPRAMANGVSAATIPTMAGMVLSLVGIPFMTELNRRYQRELRENAAAMPLFH, via the coding sequence ATGGAATTATTTACATCTCTCGGTGATTTTCTCAACACCGGCGGCAATGTGCTCTGGGCCATTATGTTCATCAGTTTCTGGTTGTTTTTCCTGATCATTGAGCGCTACTGGTTTTATCTGCGCGAATACCCGGCCTTCCGCGCGCGCAATCGCGCTGCATGGCAGGCGCGCAGCGATAAATCTTCATGGTTTGCCGAGCAGCAGCGCAAACAGTTGTTGTCGGAGTTGGATTGTTTAATGTTGCGTAATCTGAAATTAATTCCTGCACTGATTGCACTGCTGCCCATGATGGGGTTACTCGGTACCGTGACCGGCATGATTCAGGTTTTTGAAGTGATGGCTTACCTGGGGTCAGGCAACCCGCGCGCAATGGCAAACGGGGTGAGTGCGGCCACCATTCCCACCATGGCCGGTATGGTGTTGTCCCTGGTGGGCATTCCCTTTATGACGGAATTAAATCGTCGCTACCAGCGCGAACTGCGCGAGAACGCGGCGGCAATGCCTCTGTTTCATTAA
- a CDS encoding biopolymer transporter ExbD: protein MSDNRFLMNEEDEAQIDLTPMLDVVFIMLIFFIVTSTFVKESGVDVTRPQAETSVVTESNAIQIGITAANQIFMDKRQIDKRAIRANVEKSLAENPGASVIIVADQDSNTHTLIDVMDQARLAGATSVSVASEND, encoded by the coding sequence ATGAGTGACAATCGTTTTTTAATGAATGAAGAAGACGAAGCGCAAATCGATTTAACACCCATGCTCGATGTGGTGTTCATCATGCTGATTTTCTTTATCGTTACCTCTACGTTTGTAAAAGAATCGGGTGTGGATGTCACACGGCCGCAGGCGGAAACCTCGGTGGTTACTGAATCCAATGCAATTCAAATTGGCATTACGGCCGCGAATCAAATTTTTATGGATAAGCGTCAAATTGATAAGCGTGCGATTCGCGCCAACGTGGAAAAATCCCTCGCTGAAAACCCCGGTGCGTCCGTCATTATTGTGGCCGATCAGGATTCCAATACTCACACCTTGATTGATGTTATGGATCAGGCGCGCCTCGCCGGTGCGACATCGGTTTCGGTTGCGTCGGAGAATGACTAA
- a CDS encoding energy transducer TonB codes for MLAKYSFSLVAAVVLGLLVFVAMQALIATDGMFQEPDKSHTYLNFVRVDTSNDDVNTKDRRLPEPPPPPETPPDVPDLSNQMMATNTNLNMDMPKIGTQVSGGSGPFLGTLSAGDGMSGFDTDVIPVVRVPPAYPQRAKQAKLEGKVTMAVTIRPDGTVADVQVIESNPPRLFDQAAIQAMQRWKFRPKIVNGKPEAQRARQTIDFKLSQ; via the coding sequence ATGCTTGCGAAATACAGCTTCAGCCTGGTGGCAGCCGTAGTGCTTGGGCTGCTGGTGTTTGTCGCCATGCAGGCATTGATTGCGACGGATGGCATGTTTCAGGAACCGGATAAAAGCCACACCTATTTAAATTTTGTGCGGGTGGATACCAGCAACGACGATGTGAATACCAAGGATCGTCGTTTGCCGGAGCCACCGCCGCCGCCGGAAACGCCACCGGATGTGCCCGACCTGAGCAATCAGATGATGGCAACCAACACCAATTTAAATATGGATATGCCCAAAATCGGTACGCAAGTCAGCGGAGGTTCTGGGCCTTTTCTCGGCACTTTATCTGCTGGTGATGGCATGTCCGGTTTTGATACCGATGTGATTCCGGTAGTGCGTGTTCCTCCGGCTTATCCGCAGCGCGCCAAGCAAGCAAAACTGGAAGGTAAGGTGACCATGGCGGTAACGATTCGCCCCGATGGTACGGTGGCTGATGTGCAAGTCATTGAATCCAATCCGCCACGGTTATTTGACCAGGCCGCAATTCAAGCCATGCAGCGCTGGAAATTCCGCCCGAAAATTGTGAACGGTAAACCCGAAGCGCAACGTGCGCGTCAGACCATTGATTTCAAATTGAGTCAATAG
- a CDS encoding purine nucleoside permease, translated as MKMRAGLLLSAICFSVVTLTACNKPATDTAATSVSASVQAPAPIPVKFVVVTMFEIGEDSGDKAGEFQLWKERQKLDTKFEFPNSFHDIYMNMETGVMGIVTGIGTARSTAATMALGMDPRFDFSQAYWLVAGIAGIDPEDASIGSAAWAEYLVDGDLAHEIDAREIPADWETGYFARYTTKPYDPNKPEPTGEMFRLNPELTEWAFQLTKDIELPDIESLEATRSLYVNHPNAQRKPFVLKGDQLAAMTFWHGEIMNTWANKWTKYWTEGKGEFVTSAMEDTGTYLSLSYLHNIGKADKNRLMVLRTGSNYTMPPPGVTAAESLLAENEGYAGLDASLESAYIVGTAVMDKILGNWDVYKDKVPAPADLK; from the coding sequence ATGAAAATGCGAGCAGGGTTATTGTTATCCGCCATATGTTTTTCAGTTGTTACACTTACCGCGTGCAACAAACCCGCCACTGACACGGCGGCAACTAGTGTCAGTGCGAGTGTGCAAGCACCGGCGCCGATTCCGGTGAAGTTTGTCGTGGTCACTATGTTTGAAATTGGTGAAGACAGCGGCGATAAAGCCGGTGAATTCCAGTTGTGGAAAGAGCGCCAAAAACTGGATACCAAATTTGAATTTCCCAATTCCTTTCACGATATTTACATGAATATGGAAACCGGTGTGATGGGCATAGTGACCGGTATTGGCACTGCGCGCTCCACCGCGGCAACCATGGCGCTGGGTATGGATCCGCGTTTTGATTTCAGCCAAGCCTATTGGTTGGTGGCCGGTATTGCCGGAATTGACCCGGAAGATGCCTCTATCGGTTCCGCCGCCTGGGCAGAATATTTGGTGGATGGCGACCTCGCCCACGAAATTGATGCGCGCGAAATTCCGGCCGATTGGGAGACAGGTTATTTTGCGCGTTACACCACCAAACCTTACGACCCGAACAAGCCCGAGCCAACGGGTGAAATGTTTCGCTTGAATCCCGAGTTAACCGAGTGGGCATTCCAATTAACCAAAGATATTGAGTTACCGGATATCGAAAGCCTGGAAGCTACACGTTCACTCTATGTGAATCACCCGAATGCGCAGCGCAAACCATTTGTATTGAAAGGCGATCAGCTCGCGGCCATGACGTTTTGGCACGGCGAAATCATGAATACCTGGGCCAACAAGTGGACAAAATACTGGACCGAGGGCAAGGGTGAGTTTGTGACCTCGGCCATGGAAGACACAGGTACTTATTTGTCGCTGAGCTATTTGCATAACATCGGCAAGGCCGATAAAAATCGCCTCATGGTATTGCGTACCGGCAGTAACTACACCATGCCGCCACCGGGTGTCACGGCGGCAGAAAGTTTGCTTGCGGAAAATGAAGGTTATGCGGGATTGGATGCTTCGCTCGAATCCGCCTATATTGTGGGAACTGCCGTGATGGACAAGATTTTGGGCAACTGGGATGTTTACAAAGACAAAGTACCTGCACCGGCGGATTTGAAATAA
- a CDS encoding amidase: MSLDQRVFAWRGHYEHPHANSGSLAGLRLGVKDLFHIAGLPTAAGNPDWLASHPVPEQTSPVVTQLLNAGAELVGKTQTDELAYSLNGLNIHYGAPLNPVCPERLPGGSSSGSAVAVAAGDIDIGLGTDTGGSIRVPASYNGLFGIRSSHGLISTEHMVPLAPPFDTVGWLTRDAQTLAQVGEVLLPAELATGFPHKSLRAALLLPLQQGVLWSPEHQAWLKQQALLPSVKPILLNGDWLSRASQCFRTLQGRAIWQTHGEWITEHQPTFAPDIHARFQWCATLTDADQAAAEAERASLQADIDGWFSDVDLILLPTTPGPSPLLGADSQWMDMYRSQLMGLTAAAGLAGLSQVHLPVLRDEQGAPYGVSLLGRRGDDKALLQLAMDLCGDRL, from the coding sequence ATGTCGCTCGATCAACGCGTCTTTGCATGGCGCGGTCACTATGAACATCCCCACGCAAATTCCGGCAGCCTTGCCGGGCTGCGTTTGGGCGTGAAAGATTTATTCCACATTGCCGGTTTGCCCACGGCGGCGGGAAATCCTGACTGGCTGGCCAGTCACCCTGTACCGGAACAGACATCACCGGTGGTGACGCAGCTGCTGAACGCGGGCGCTGAGCTGGTTGGCAAAACCCAAACCGATGAACTTGCTTACAGTCTTAACGGTTTGAATATTCATTACGGCGCTCCCCTAAACCCCGTTTGCCCCGAGCGCCTGCCCGGCGGTTCTTCCAGCGGCTCTGCCGTGGCGGTTGCAGCGGGCGATATCGATATAGGTCTGGGCACCGATACCGGTGGCTCGATTCGTGTTCCTGCGAGCTATAACGGCTTGTTTGGCATTCGCTCCAGCCATGGCCTGATCAGCACTGAACACATGGTGCCACTGGCGCCCCCCTTCGACACCGTAGGCTGGCTCACGCGCGATGCGCAAACCCTGGCACAGGTCGGCGAGGTATTGCTGCCTGCCGAGCTTGCCACCGGTTTCCCCCATAAATCCCTGCGTGCGGCGCTGTTACTGCCGCTGCAACAAGGGGTGCTCTGGAGCCCAGAGCATCAGGCCTGGTTGAAGCAGCAAGCGCTGCTGCCCTCGGTAAAACCCATACTGCTCAATGGCGATTGGTTGAGTCGCGCCAGCCAGTGCTTCCGCACCTTGCAAGGGCGAGCGATTTGGCAAACCCACGGCGAGTGGATCACTGAACACCAGCCCACCTTTGCGCCGGATATTCATGCGCGTTTTCAGTGGTGTGCAACCCTCACTGACGCCGACCAAGCAGCAGCGGAAGCAGAGCGCGCCAGCTTGCAGGCGGATATCGACGGCTGGTTTAGCGATGTGGATCTTATCCTGCTGCCCACCACACCTGGCCCATCGCCCCTGTTGGGTGCCGACAGCCAGTGGATGGACATGTATCGCTCCCAATTAATGGGCCTGACGGCCGCAGCCGGTTTGGCCGGTTTATCGCAAGTGCATTTACCTGTCTTGCGCGATGAGCAGGGCGCGCCTTACGGGGTATCCCTTTTGGGCCGGCGCGGTGATGACAAAGCCCTGCTGCAATTGGCCATGGATTTGTGTGGTGACAGGCTATGA